TTCTAGACATATTCTTCTAGACATATTGTCTACAGTTAGAAAACTGAACAGATACGAAAGCCAGAGGGTATAAGATGACATTCCTTATTTTCAGATGTCAAATAGATTCACAATTTTGGTCTTCTTGTCATTCTCTATCCATGTAATTGTACTGTGTGATTGATGCCTGTATTTATTCTGAAATAAAAGTTTAAATAagacaaaaaaacccccacatTCCTGATTTTAACTTGAGGTACTTGTCATCTAGTTTCTATGTACAACTGTCCATGCTTTCAGAAGAAATTCCATACTCCATACTACAATAAGATGTCATTGTCCATTTTTGAAACGTTATGGATTCTGAAAGGACATTTAAACGAACGTTTTATGCTGTTGTCTGCAATAGAATAGTTTTTTCTCCTCAAAGGCATGCTGAATCTCAAGAATAGTCCGAAAATTTCTGACCTTATTGTAACCAAGCAATGCTCCTGTACTTGTGATAATGGTCACtggaataataaaaataaatcactcactcaaaggtATTGGTCAAATACACCTTACCCTCAGATCATCAAATTTCTTTGTATTATTTGCTGTTATAACGGCCAGTGTGTTTCCACTTGCAAGATCGTATAACTTGATTCCATTGCGTCCTCTAGTGAGACATGCCACTTCTGGtatatgaaaaaaagaaacgagACTTATCGAATCATACTGAAGATTACCACAAAGTAAGACTGTAGAAGACTACTCGTCCATAGTAAGACAAAAGAATGCTGCAACCATGGCCAGAAGAAAACAACATCTTAActaaccccccaaaaaaataCTAAAAGCATTTAAACAAAAAACGTCACATCCAGAAAACTATATAACTAACGATCTTGCATTATTTAAATATGCTTTGACGTTGTTTTTAATCATTTTcccatatttttaaacaaacctTTCTTTCCAGCTACAAGAGTGGACTCAAAACTTTGTTCGGACAGTTTCCCTTTGAACGTCCTCATGATAGTTCCAGTTGATAGGTCTATAACCTTCAGCTTTCTTCTAACTCGTAATAGGACTTGTCTGCTGTCTTCAAGTGGGATAATTGTTGAAGGCGCGAGATCCTGAAAAGCCAGTTATTCAGAATTTCTTATTATATACAAATGCTccaaaacaacatgaaaatacCATTTGAACTGTGATACAAGGCCCGTTGTGACATTGTTTTGAAGAATTTCGTTTgttgtctttttttaaaaaaaatataaacgtCAAAACATTACAAGGCGATTTTAATGTTCATTGTTGTACTCACCACTTTGATGTGCCTGACTACTTTCTTCAGGGGCAGATCGTAAACTTGAAGATATCTCACTGGGGATCGACTAACTTTCAGCAACACATATCGTGGGTTTGACAAGGTCATGAGACTCCTACAAGATACAACAAACGTGAAATAGTATTTACTTGTACACTACCAGAAATGTTATAAGTCTCGTTGGACTAATGTGTAAAAGTCGGTTAGGTATCAGTTATGCATGTCCACAGGTTACAAGGCCGTACGTGCTAGTCTAAATAATACGGTAAGTAAAACTATTTCAGGAACATACTTGATTTCAATAGGTTTTGCTTTCCTTTCCTCTTTGTCAGCTTTCCCTGCAGTAATTTCTTCTTTGCTCAAAAGATGCTCCGAGTCTACAACGTCTTCCTCGTCGCTATGAGACTTTGCTTCCCTCGTTAAATCCCAGATTCGAACCACCTTGTCATCGCTGAAGGACACAGCTGTCGTTAGATCCTTCATCACCACATCAGTAATGCCTGGCAAAGAGAATAAAGGAACATTCTCCAAAGACATGGTTTCTAAAATGTTACCGTTTGTTTAAAATGTAACCCTACACGGGAGTGATAAATTGAAATGATACATAGAACGTTCAAGCGCTAAAACGGTCAAGATCAAGAAAACTACTTTGAACCATTCAAACTTTTTGTACTTTGACATGCtgatatttattttgtaaaGGGCAAAAAAGAAGTGTCCTGTTTGTTCTGTTATGCAGTTATTCATGCATTGAAAACACATAACATTGAAACCAAACCTAAATGTGATAATTGTGCATCAGCTATATACCCCAATATTACTGTGCAAATCCCAACATACAGAAGTTTGTAAATTTACTTAATactcaaaatgcaaatattatgtTACGCCTATCcatattgtttaaaaaaatccaCAATCCTTTATGATTGTGTCTAAAATACCAATGTATTTTCCATGCCAGCGCTGTAAAGACAATTATGTCACCGTACCTTTGGTCTCATGGCAactaaataaaaaatatgtctgtctgtgataATTCCAGTCGTTAGTAAAACGGATGTCAACATAAACGGAAACTTACTTAGGCCTTGTTGAAGAGCTGTAGATCTTGTTCCAGTTTGtaaatcccataaaacaacatggTTCGTGTTGGGGAAGTACAGGATCTTCTCATCTTTTGTAATCTTGAACTTGTCGGAGGTGTCCTTGTCATTGCCTATGAGAATACAACGGCACTAAAATCGAACGCATGCTAAAAGATGCAGATCTATAAATGTAATTTCCTTTGGCACTCATACATTCTTGTAATTATGAACAGTTTCGTCCTGTGAATGTGAGGAATGATTTGTTCCCATGGTAATTTTTATGGTCAAGCGCTAGATATTCTTTTCTTCCTGCTGGGGCAATGAGTAATAGAATAgtcatacagtgagtgagtgggttgagtAAATGAGTGGGCGAATAAACGTGTGAATGAGTGAAGGAATGAGGAGTGGCCGAGGAATTAAAGGATTGAATGGATGAAGAAGTTAtagcacactcagcaatgttcactTTCATGAATATAACATTTTGCGACCAAGTCTCATCTTCTTTTCTTGAGGATATACTTCACATACCCGGATAGACTTTTTCCTGCtccattgtgtgtgtgttgtatatataaaggtcgTTTTTATATATCTCAGACAAGTAGAGCCGGTGGCCGCTGCGGGAAAGGGTGAGGGCATCAATTGTGTACTGATCTTCATCACCAAATTCAGATATGAACTTCTCAAAGATCTGTTTCCTTTGAATGAATTGTGATGTCTCTAGATCAAGGACAAATATCCAGTGCTGGTCCCTATCAGTCACTGCCATGTACCTCTCGCTCCCtggttgaaaatgaaaaacaccTTCATAAAGAATTCTCCCTCGGAGTAGACGCTGGAATTATGACATGGTCATTTTAGTCTTCTGCTTTACTGTCTTGCAATGTTTTTCAGCAAAAGTTTAAGTATGTCGTAATATTGATACTTTACAATGTGTTTTGTGTTACTCTTGTGACCAGTCAAGAGCCTGTAAGACGACTTAAATATATAGCCTTGGGTACTCACCAGCACATTGAGAATTGGTTGTCAGTTCCTGGCCATCTTCAAGCAGAGAACACACAATAGTTTGTTGAAGAGTCCCTCTGTCAGCTGCATAAAGTGACACTGACTTTTCATGAAAGATTCCAATGATATTCTTGCCCTTTCCTCCAACACAGAAGAGAATTCTCCCGTTTGctgtatgtatattgtaaagTTTGGTGCTTGTTTTAAAGTCATAACCAAGTATGTGTCCTTCTGGATGAACAATTATTACAGAGTCATTACAGCATAGTAGAACCTCCTCTGGGTCTTCCCCGATGTCATCCATTGACCGAACCAGTTTTCCACTGCCCGTATCCCAGATTTTCACAGACTTGTCATACGAACCTGGAAACATGAGTAAAACTGACCATGGagaacaaaatatattaaagaTAGTTTAACATTCTCCTTTTGTACATCCAAATGTTATGCACTAAACTGTACGAAACTAACCAATAACAGGACTTACATGTCACAATAAATTTTGAGTCATTGGTCATATCAGTTCCATTCAGTTCTTTTTTGTGTCCGGCAAGGCAGTTCACAAGCTGTCCACCGGGTTCTGTTAAGACTGATCTGTCAGGCTGAAGGAAGTACTCTGGTGACTTCTCACAACCAGCTCGGAGATTCTCCAGGCCATCCCATACTTTGATCCTGCCTAGCAGCTGAGATGGCAGCTCGTTGGGATATGATACAAGAGCGTCTTGGGACAACTGAAGACTCTCTCCTACAGTTTTCAATTCTTGGTCATCTGGGTACATATTTCTGGCAGCGATGAAGTCCTCTAAGATAGGCCTGGATTCAATTGATGCAATAACCGGATATTAACACAATAATACTCATATTGTTTTATATAGGCTGATGAGTACATGGTGTCAGTGTCTTAGTGTCCTCTAAGATAGACCTGGATTCATGGAGATATCATGGAAGTATTTAATAGGAATACTGATATCCTCATATTACTCCTATTTCTTTAGGCTTAGTTTTTGGTTGATTAGTTACAGTTTTCATGGTTCAGATTCCCCACACCACTATAATTTGTACCTTTCTGAGAACGTAAAATTCCACACGAAGCATTTTGTACCTAAATGCACCTTTGAGTGCCATTCAACTTACCTTATACCTGATGCGTTTAGTTTTGACAGAAGGAAAGGAAAGTTCATCAAACACTCCTTCTTCAGCAGATCCAGCTGCCTAGCCTCTGTTCGATGGTGAGGAAGGTTGTTTAGCTTCCTTAAGTTATACCCTGTCTTGAATTTGTCAGGTTGCGATGCAGGCTTACGGTCAGCGGTTACTGTGTTGCCCTTCTTGTCTACATATGGTTTAGTTTTACCTGAATTTCAACATGACCATTATGAATATACAAAAACAACGCAGGATAATACTAAGTCTGAAATGTCTGCCGAAACAGTTCCCATTGGGGGTACAAGGCTAAATGTTAATGACAGTTacacaaatgaaaataaaagcAGTCAGTGGTGTTGCTTCACTTGGATCTTGTTGCTTACCATTTGCCCAGGTTCCAGCGAAAAACTCAGCCAGAGCTCTATGTATTAGTTGGTTGAATTGAGGATCAGAGCAATATCTATCTGCAGCAGCCTCGATGAACTGTCTGTGGTACCAGAAGAAGACCCTCACTCCATCAGCTCCTCTGTCCACCAAATACTGCCCAAGGTCTGCCTTCAGCCTGACTAGGAGTAGAGGTGGAAGTCGCCTGACAGGTGGAGTCCAGTACATGTACACGTCATTGAGCACATCATCGTCACATGACAGGATGTCCTCGAGCTCACTCTCCGTTAGGCCTGTTTTACCTGAAGGCGAAACAACTCATACCGTCATCTGAGTTCTGAGtacaaattatatattataggTTATATTATGTCAAATAACAGTGCACAGCtacaaaagttgtttccaaaagGCTACCGATTCAATTCAAACTCGGTACACAGTTCACATTTCAGGATTTTGAATAAGTTAGGATACCCCACCACACACCAATGAGATACTTCTATCATATAACAAAAACGACTTAACGTAAAATTTGCTGTATTTGAGAATATACTTTCAGTCAAGTTTAGAGTGTAGTCCTCTAGTGGATGTGTCTCATTCGAACTCCCAGTCTTAGAGTTATCAAGAGACTTACTTAATGTCAGATACAGTAAAGCTCTTGACACAAAGACTTTTCCATGAAGTGCTTCAATCCTTGAAAACAGAGCGTTGATACTTCCTCGAATGGATGTTTGGAGAGTTGTCTCCGACTGGGATGCAAAGGATGACCATCGACATGCCTCATCGAATGACAGTTTCAGGAACAAAGGAAGTGGACACTTCTGGAAGGCCTCAAGGACAGTTTGCCTCTGTTGCTCCGTGAGAGCACGATGACTCGCAGTCAACCATTTGGAAAGGATACCCTTAACATCTCTGTCTGCGAGTTTTGGCACTTCAAGGAAATTGTTCCTGTGAGAATACATTTCCTGCAAAGGAATATGTAGAATGCAAAATGTACATCATTCGTTAATCAGTCTATAATTCCTTTTTGTAAAGGCAGTGTTCATCCAATTTGCTTGCACTTACCTGTAATCGAGGAAAGCTCTCATACTGAGGTTCTGGTAACGTTGACAAGATCATCTTCACATTGTCGGGGAGTTTTTGAGGTAGCCAGTGGAGTTGACGAGCGCCCCCTGATGGGTCAAACTGATCAAGTGAGTCCAGCAGCAGAACCAAAGGCTCATCACTGTTGGCCAAATTCAGAGTCTCGTGGAATATTTTGGTCAGTTCCTTTGTATCCTTGGACATAACAGAGCAGAGCAGAAAATCAGCCAATGGCTGACTATGGATTATGTGGAATGTTTGGTGGATTATTGATTTTTACCAGTGACATGTGTCTCTTTGTGAAAATGAGAATCCATCTGCATAACAATTTTCAAAGTACTTGTTTTTCTAGACTACACAAAGATTAGCAGACACAAGTCCTTATAGCAGGAAGCATCTCTTCTATCTCTTGAATGAAAGAGAACAAAAGTGTAGATTGAAATTAATAGATTACATTAAAACCTTTAACGTTTTATGTTCTTATCTAGAGCATTGTCATGTACCACACCTACAATGAATTAATAAGCGTTCTTATTTGTTCAGTTTCAGAAATACTTTAACAATGATACTTGCCCATGATATTATACTTCCAGAACTTTATCGACCAGACTCGTCCTTTATTCTATTTTTTTCAGCAAACCCTTGAGCAGTTTGAGTTTTAAAGAGTTTTTAAGAGACAGATTTTGTAAAAGAAAGACTGTACTTTGAAAAACAGACACATCTCTACCCAATTGCGATGTTGTTAagaagatgaagaagatgaCGCTACCAAACTTTGAAGAAGACACAATCTAATGAAGAAGACTTAAACATCTTCCAATTACGCTACTCTGTGAGAGGAGATATACACTAACTAGTTAACATAAATAATAGACAGAACTCTTTCCATAATATTGAACTTTAAAGGAGAGAAATCTCTCTTACTGAATATAGCTTTGCAGAAAAGGGACATATCTGTGGACTTGAAGTTCCTAAGAAGAAAATACAAGTCGTTTGGTGACACACAAAAGCCGTTTCCCTCTTGACTATCTTGAAAAGAACATGACTCCTATACTAAGTTCCCAATTTGCGAGCCCAGAAAGAGAGGCGACATTGTCAACTATTAAAGTGCACTTTAGAGAAAAAGAGTCCAAAAATATTTCGAAGATGAGAGTCAGCATTTGGAGCAGACACTGAAACTTACAGCAGGCAGCTCCTCATCCATGTCCTCGCCATAAAGCTTGCAAatctgtgacgtcacactgGACAACAAGGCACCAATGGTTGAACTATCTGGAGTAGTTCCAATGAATCTGAAGAGTTGGGGCATACGCATCAGTTCCATTGGGATATTCTTGCAACAGCTATTTATATACTATTATTGACCCTTTGAAAATTTAGTTTGAAACACTGAAATTGGGTGATAACATTTACTTCTCAGGGCAGGTGCAGCAGGCTGTATCAAACAGGTATACTACTGAAAAGTTCGTTACACCttttgtgacccgtgaaggtctgggttagaataataggccttcagcaaacccatgcttgtcgtaagaggcaacttacgggatcggatggtcagattcgctgacatggttgacaaatgacatcggttcccagttgcgcagatcgatgctcacgctgtctggtccagactcgattatttacagatcgccgccatatagctagtatatttggtgagtgcggcataaagctaaactcactcacccactcacaccatttgttgtcagttttattatttcttaaaTTCTACGAACACACTCCACCACGTTTGCAATAATTTTTTGTACAGTATTAATAGAAAGAACCACGGTTTGGTGATTTACACAACAACGACATACTTCAAAAGGCATTCCTGTCTCTCGGAACATGAACAACAAATAAGACAGTACACAAAGTAAGCAGGTCTGTCTATCGCCAGTTGACCACAAATTCTCAAGCACGTGTACAACGGTAACTTTAAACCACATCCGTCTATTTTGAATTCTTGTTAAGGTGCCTTTGATTCCAACAGTTTTGCCTGCATTTCTAAATACTTCCTATGAATATTATGATTCAATAAGAGTGCCTG
The window above is part of the Haliotis asinina isolate JCU_RB_2024 chromosome 1, JCU_Hal_asi_v2, whole genome shotgun sequence genome. Proteins encoded here:
- the LOC137273781 gene encoding NACHT and WD repeat domain-containing protein 2-like, producing MGCGPSEMASLRAPEPPRVTQYPIEAPTTEKGTRLDFVSEKTETRTEDVVKARPAISKKRSELKSRRQDGRNPVRPGTSHRHRDQSKHHGKKSDTDEVIRGNVTVECPSTAKIVRIFTSSTFTDTWHERNALMERAYPALKEVCQQQGYEFQVVDMRWGIRDEATDDHMRTELCLREIDLCKKLSTGPSFVTFLSHKYGYRDFPNKIEATEFDKLLAAVEEKEALVLLKTWFKRDANAVPPTYILQPVSSILPDFRDENEAKQKSAKAAWYDQNAIMQKALAKAANKKLDTKTAHRYVMSVTEAEITRGVVESEDNSSSCLWFHRTIDDIDKQEPSYILSRYKECTGPEENFKESQDLLVDLRDTKLPNLLLPDNHKKYNIEWTENGVDPTKSKKHEAYIKQLCQDFTEEISKKVMKAIEDRTRTDLANPLYAEIVEHTVFCQSKCKAFHGRQETLDLISKYLKGTSRTPFIVHGQSGCGKTSIVAMAATLALKSFNRKAGVVIRFIGTTPDSSTIGALLSSVTSQICKLYGEDMDEELPADTKELTKIFHETLNLANSDEPLVLLLDSLDQFDPSGGARQLHWLPQKLPDNVKMILSTLPEPQYESFPRLQEMYSHRNNFLEVPKLADRDVKGILSKWLTASHRALTEQQRQTVLEAFQKCPLPLFLKLSFDEACRWSSFASQSETTLQTSIRGSINALFSRIEALHGKVFVSRALLYLTLSKTGLTESELEDILSCDDDVLNDVYMYWTPPVRRLPPLLLVRLKADLGQYLVDRGADGVRVFFWYHRQFIEAAADRYCSDPQFNQLIHRALAEFFAGTWANGKTKPYVDKKGNTVTADRKPASQPDKFKTGYNLRKLNNLPHHRTEARQLDLLKKECLMNFPFLLSKLNASGIRPILEDFIAARNMYPDDQELKTVGESLQLSQDALVSYPNELPSQLLGRIKVWDGLENLRAGCEKSPEYFLQPDRSVLTEPGGQLVNCLAGHKKELNGTDMTNDSKFIVTCSYDKSVKIWDTGSGKLVRSMDDIGEDPEEVLLCCNDSVIIVHPEGHILGYDFKTSTKLYNIHTANGRILFCVGGKGKNIIGIFHEKSVSLYAADRGTLQQTIVCSLLEDGQELTTNSQCAGSERYMAVTDRDQHWIFVLDLETSQFIQRKQIFEKFISEFGDEDQYTIDALTLSRSGHRLYLSEIYKNDLYIYNTHTMEQEKVYPGNDKDTSDKFKITKDEKILYFPNTNHVVLWDLQTGTRSTALQQGLSITDVVMKDLTTAVSFSDDKVVRIWDLTREAKSHSDEEDVVDSEHLLSKEEITAGKADKEERKAKPIEIKSLMTLSNPRYVLLKVSRSPVRYLQVYDLPLKKVVRHIKVDLAPSTIIPLEDSRQVLLRVRRKLKVIDLSTGTIMRTFKGKLSEQSFESTLVAGKKEVACLTRGRNGIKLYDLASGNTLAVITANNTKKFDDLRASDKGTVLIATTDDGPCYVFDVLARIFLYEINPELLKSDDIHILDTAITNDDAYFVCETHKRPQQAPEGDRKYYIPVCWDFLCKYNITPNNCQHKELVDYEYYHKYEKEGGSEDIGVDNFKLLDNNTLISNHEDAFIRVFDLNTGEVKRRIEGHLSADLSIVMAGPYLMSHGTYSEDNVIKLIDRTTFQTIATFSPDSDARDLSLTEDGYHVVGYFREFRKPVVWSLTGGSAGDPNRKAFKPLSSFPGIYGSETVQLKLQLAMETDEDEDPDDLDKDIDEEIDDINYESDGSSYMSSVSSWADSEA